A stretch of Pelagicoccus enzymogenes DNA encodes these proteins:
- a CDS encoding DNA topoisomerase IV subunit B: MAESNYTESSIKSLSPREHIRLRPGMYIGKLGDGSSPDDGIYVLIKEIIDNSIDEHTSGHGKRIDITIQDDVVTVRDYGRGIPLGKVVDCVSEINTGAKYDSETFQKSVGLNGVGTKAVNFLSQTFTAAAFRDGKTKRATFELGELVEESRKVKTDEKDGTYVEFVPDGTVFKNFKYRLEYVEAMLWNYAYLNTGLTLSLNGETFKSENGLKDLLQDNLSGDILYPIIHLKGEDIEVAITHGTHYGEEYFSFVNGQHTTMGGTHQAAFREAIVKTVREFFNKNYDPADIRTSIVSAISIRVQEPVFESQTKTKLGSQNVAPKGQSIRNFVNTFIKKELDDHLHRYPETAKAIQQKIVASEKERKELSGIRKLAREKAKKVNLHNKKLRDCRAHFNTKHKQAEEATLFIVEGDSAGGSITKTRDVNTQAVFSLKGKPLNAFGLSKKIVYQNDEFNCLQSALDIEDGLDTLRYNKVVIATDADVDGMHIRMLLLTFFLQFFPDLIRQGHLYILQTPLFRVRNKKKTVYCYNEQEKDRALQNLGKAAEITRFKGLGEASPDEFATFIGPDMKLDPVTMAHLHNIDDLLTFYMGKNTPQRQEFIIDNLHVEKDVIETAEAS, translated from the coding sequence ATGGCAGAATCGAACTACACCGAGTCGAGCATCAAGTCCCTTAGCCCCCGCGAACACATCCGCCTGAGACCAGGCATGTATATCGGCAAGCTCGGAGACGGCTCCTCTCCTGACGACGGCATTTACGTACTGATCAAAGAGATCATCGACAACTCGATCGACGAGCACACTTCCGGACACGGCAAGCGTATCGACATCACCATACAAGACGACGTCGTCACAGTCCGCGACTACGGCCGCGGCATCCCACTCGGCAAAGTCGTCGACTGCGTTTCCGAAATCAACACCGGCGCCAAGTACGACAGCGAGACCTTCCAGAAGTCGGTCGGCCTCAACGGAGTCGGTACCAAAGCCGTCAACTTCCTGTCCCAGACCTTTACCGCCGCCGCCTTCCGCGACGGCAAGACGAAGCGAGCCACCTTCGAGCTCGGGGAACTGGTCGAGGAAAGCCGCAAAGTCAAAACGGATGAAAAGGACGGCACCTACGTCGAGTTCGTTCCCGACGGAACCGTCTTCAAGAATTTCAAGTATCGCCTCGAATACGTCGAGGCCATGCTCTGGAACTACGCCTACCTCAACACCGGCCTCACTCTCAGCCTCAACGGCGAGACCTTCAAGTCCGAGAACGGCCTCAAGGACCTGCTCCAGGACAACCTCTCCGGCGACATTCTCTACCCCATCATCCACCTTAAGGGTGAGGACATCGAAGTGGCCATCACCCACGGCACCCACTATGGCGAAGAGTATTTCTCCTTCGTAAACGGCCAGCACACGACCATGGGCGGCACCCACCAGGCCGCCTTCCGCGAGGCCATCGTCAAAACGGTTCGCGAGTTCTTCAACAAGAACTACGATCCGGCCGACATCCGCACCTCAATCGTATCCGCCATTTCCATACGCGTCCAAGAGCCTGTCTTCGAGTCACAAACCAAGACCAAGCTCGGCTCGCAAAACGTCGCCCCCAAAGGCCAGTCCATCCGCAACTTCGTCAATACCTTCATCAAGAAGGAGCTCGACGACCACCTGCACCGCTACCCGGAAACCGCTAAGGCGATCCAGCAAAAGATCGTCGCCTCCGAAAAGGAGCGCAAGGAGCTCTCCGGCATCCGCAAGCTGGCCCGCGAAAAGGCCAAAAAGGTAAACCTGCACAACAAGAAGCTCCGCGACTGCCGCGCCCACTTCAACACCAAGCACAAGCAAGCCGAGGAAGCCACTCTCTTCATCGTGGAGGGCGACTCCGCGGGCGGCTCCATCACCAAGACCCGGGACGTCAACACCCAGGCCGTCTTCTCCCTCAAGGGCAAGCCGCTCAACGCCTTCGGCCTGAGCAAGAAGATCGTCTACCAAAACGACGAGTTCAACTGCCTGCAGTCCGCCCTCGATATCGAGGACGGACTCGATACCTTGCGCTACAACAAGGTCGTCATCGCCACCGACGCCGACGTGGACGGCATGCACATCCGCATGCTGCTGCTCACCTTCTTCCTGCAGTTTTTTCCCGACCTCATTCGCCAAGGGCACCTCTACATCTTGCAAACGCCGCTTTTCCGCGTTCGCAACAAGAAGAAAACGGTGTACTGCTACAACGAACAAGAGAAGGACCGGGCCCTGCAAAACCTCGGCAAAGCTGCGGAAATCACCCGATTTAAGGGACTCGGGGAAGCTTCTCCCGACGAGTTCGCGACCTTTATCGGACCGGACATGAAACTCGATCCCGTAACCATGGCGCACCTCCACAACATCGACGACCTGCTCACCTTCTACATGGGCAAGAACACCCCGCAACGCCAAGAGTTCATCATCGATAACCTCCACGTTGAGAAGGACGTCATCGAGACGGCCGAAGCGAGCTAG
- a CDS encoding GNAT family N-acetyltransferase: MFDIEFKKLSSSDLEKVYEIDRSESVDTMYRTAGDELEAYDDSIEISTDPAIWKKLLVWWRSELKEGAEAFGAFDGETLTGIAIIKHGIREGVDQIIAMYVSAEYRLSGIARSLYFELEDSAKAAGAKQLFVCTEPTGSAVGFYLSQGFQFDAGSACSIDQNEESEIPMVKRLKR; the protein is encoded by the coding sequence ATGTTCGATATCGAATTCAAGAAACTCTCGAGCAGCGACCTGGAGAAGGTCTACGAAATCGACCGTTCCGAAAGCGTCGACACCATGTATCGCACTGCTGGCGACGAGCTCGAAGCCTATGACGATTCGATCGAAATTTCCACCGACCCAGCCATTTGGAAAAAGCTCTTGGTGTGGTGGAGAAGCGAACTAAAGGAGGGAGCCGAAGCATTTGGAGCCTTCGATGGCGAGACACTGACAGGCATCGCCATCATCAAGCACGGCATTCGCGAGGGCGTGGACCAGATCATCGCCATGTACGTTAGCGCCGAATACCGGCTCAGCGGAATTGCCCGCTCCCTTTACTTCGAACTGGAGGATTCCGCCAAGGCCGCCGGCGCCAAGCAACTCTTCGTCTGCACCGAGCCGACCGGCTCCGCAGTCGGCTTCTACCTTAGCCAAGGATTCCAATTCGACGCCGGATCCGCCTGTTCGATCGATCAGAACGAAGAGAGCGAGATCCCCATGGTGAAGCGCCTGAAGCGCTAG
- a CDS encoding MBL fold metallo-hydrolase — protein MILQVEDEFSDVLSKAQKGQGISTEALAERVGVSENAIRAARRGEFDPEVVEALGKGLGLNVEALLQLGRGEWKPEPVAQLQGFAMASTPFYDWQVNAFAVWDERIKQAIVFDTGTRADPLLELLDSKKLEMHALVLTHSHWDHVDAAEDLLDRWPAARAFLNGKEGSVSVPTDSIADGFEIEVGRLRVRGFDTPGHTEGGMSFAVGGLGRELAIVGDALFAGSMGGANVSYAAGLRSLRRILELPEDTVLAPGHGPLTTVGQERRMNCFAAF, from the coding sequence ATGATTCTTCAGGTAGAAGACGAGTTCAGCGACGTTTTGAGCAAGGCCCAGAAGGGGCAAGGGATCAGCACGGAGGCTTTGGCCGAGCGAGTCGGGGTATCGGAAAACGCGATCCGGGCGGCCCGACGGGGAGAGTTCGACCCTGAGGTGGTCGAGGCTTTGGGCAAAGGCTTGGGCTTGAACGTGGAGGCATTGCTTCAGTTGGGAAGGGGCGAGTGGAAGCCGGAACCGGTTGCCCAACTCCAAGGTTTCGCCATGGCCAGCACCCCGTTTTACGACTGGCAGGTAAACGCTTTCGCCGTCTGGGACGAAAGGATCAAGCAGGCCATCGTTTTCGACACGGGAACCCGGGCGGATCCGCTCCTCGAGCTTCTGGATTCCAAAAAGCTGGAGATGCATGCCCTCGTGCTGACGCATTCGCATTGGGACCATGTGGATGCGGCGGAGGACCTGCTTGACCGTTGGCCGGCGGCCCGCGCCTTCTTGAACGGCAAGGAAGGCAGCGTTTCGGTTCCTACCGATTCCATTGCCGATGGCTTCGAGATCGAGGTGGGCAGGCTTCGGGTGCGAGGCTTCGATACTCCGGGCCACACCGAAGGTGGGATGAGCTTCGCCGTCGGCGGACTGGGGCGTGAACTGGCGATAGTGGGAGACGCATTGTTCGCCGGGTCCATGGGTGGGGCGAACGTTTCGTACGCGGCGGGCTTGAGGTCCTTGCGACGGATTTTGGAGCTGCCGGAAGACACTGTCCTGGCGCCGGGACATGGTCCATTGACCACGGTCGGGCAGGAGCGTCGCATGAACTGTTTCGCCGCTTTTTAA
- the gcvT gene encoding glycine cleavage system aminomethyltransferase GcvT, whose translation MSDAKRTPLYDFNVAHGGRMVDFAGWEMPVQYASIVEEHKATRTAAGLFDVSHMGEATVEGPGAEAFLNYVLTNDVSSMEDGKALYSLMCHPSGGVVDDLLVYRKKEGSYLLCLNASNVDKDLAWLSEKAEAFDVSLVDVSDQYGLIALQGPRTFGILDELSSVDLSNLGYYRFVEGEIGGVPCIVSRTGYTGEVGVELFVAAERAAELAETLLDAGASKGLVLAGLGARDSLRLEAGYSLYGHEIDDEVGPVEANLMWTVSLKKEGDFIGRSAIEAKKAQGADKKVVFFKTGGRRIARPGTEIVLDGAKVGTVVSGTFSPILNEAIGSALVDASAAKSEALAVDLRGKVFPIERTRPPFLPLNPQA comes from the coding sequence ATGTCAGACGCAAAGCGTACACCTCTTTACGATTTCAACGTTGCCCACGGCGGGCGTATGGTAGACTTCGCAGGCTGGGAAATGCCGGTGCAGTACGCCAGCATCGTGGAGGAGCACAAGGCGACTCGGACAGCGGCTGGACTGTTTGACGTCAGCCACATGGGCGAAGCGACGGTGGAAGGACCGGGGGCCGAGGCCTTTCTGAACTACGTCCTCACCAACGACGTATCCAGCATGGAAGACGGGAAGGCGCTCTACAGCTTGATGTGCCACCCGAGCGGCGGAGTTGTGGACGACCTGCTCGTTTACCGGAAAAAGGAAGGTTCCTACTTGCTTTGCTTGAACGCCTCGAATGTGGACAAGGACTTGGCATGGCTGAGCGAAAAGGCGGAAGCTTTCGACGTGTCGCTGGTGGATGTTTCGGATCAATACGGGCTAATCGCCCTGCAGGGGCCGCGAACCTTTGGCATTCTCGACGAACTGAGCTCGGTGGACCTCTCGAACTTGGGCTACTATCGTTTCGTGGAAGGCGAAATCGGGGGAGTGCCCTGCATCGTGAGCCGTACTGGCTACACGGGCGAAGTGGGAGTGGAGCTCTTCGTGGCGGCGGAGCGCGCGGCCGAGCTGGCGGAGACGCTGCTGGATGCAGGCGCTTCCAAGGGATTGGTTCTTGCTGGATTGGGCGCCCGAGACAGTTTGCGTCTGGAGGCGGGGTATTCACTTTACGGACACGAGATCGACGACGAAGTCGGGCCGGTGGAGGCGAATTTGATGTGGACCGTGAGCCTCAAGAAAGAGGGAGATTTTATCGGCAGGTCCGCAATCGAAGCAAAGAAGGCCCAAGGGGCAGACAAGAAAGTTGTTTTCTTCAAGACAGGCGGACGGCGCATCGCTCGCCCAGGAACGGAAATCGTCTTGGACGGGGCCAAAGTGGGAACGGTGGTTTCCGGAACCTTTTCGCCAATCCTCAACGAGGCGATCGGTTCCGCTTTGGTTGATGCCTCTGCGGCGAAATCCGAGGCGCTCGCGGTTGACCTCCGCGGAAAGGTATTTCCCATCGAGCGCACGCGACCCCCGTTTTTGCCGCTCAATCCGCAAGCCTGA
- the gcvH gene encoding glycine cleavage system protein GcvH translates to MSIPADLKYTKDHEWLKLLEGDEAIIGITDFAQNSLGDITFVEVPEVGDSFEAGESFGVVESVKAASDLYMPVDAEVVEVNEDLQDSPESVNNSPYENGWILKIKLTNPDALEALLDAAAYEEIAKD, encoded by the coding sequence ATGAGCATCCCAGCAGACCTCAAGTACACTAAAGACCACGAATGGCTAAAGCTCCTCGAAGGAGACGAGGCGATCATCGGGATCACGGACTTTGCCCAAAACAGCTTGGGCGATATCACTTTCGTGGAGGTACCGGAAGTGGGTGACAGCTTCGAGGCCGGCGAAAGCTTCGGCGTGGTCGAGTCTGTCAAGGCGGCCTCGGACCTCTACATGCCGGTGGACGCGGAAGTGGTCGAGGTGAACGAGGATTTGCAAGATTCTCCGGAGAGCGTGAACAACTCGCCCTACGAGAACGGGTGGATCCTGAAAATCAAGCTTACGAATCCGGATGCGCTCGAAGCGTTGCTGGACGCTGCGGCCTACGAGGAGATTGCCAAGGACTAG
- a CDS encoding energy transducer TonB, with protein MKLAKTFLHACLLLAATVPSTSGNPGQPFSKYPGLDLQFKVLKLPHFPQSLEEEGYLEGQVRVALDIDYAGELRDWLVLESSHPAFTQSLERVIEDWRFTAPYLNGENKSIVTELGIQFRSEGNVVSMTSVASALNRRFNDLTGYGSRYSGLSSIKDLDTPPYPISQEPPSVPEELIEKYDGSRAVFTFYVDEAGQVRIPVLSQTDGDPDVLMLLAAQDAIAQWRFEPPTQNRKPVKIQLSQTFVFKK; from the coding sequence ATGAAATTGGCGAAGACATTTCTGCACGCCTGCCTGCTTCTAGCAGCCACCGTCCCCTCCACCAGCGGGAACCCCGGGCAACCGTTTTCGAAGTACCCCGGACTCGATCTGCAATTCAAAGTACTGAAGCTACCCCATTTTCCCCAATCCCTAGAGGAAGAAGGCTACTTGGAGGGCCAAGTGAGAGTTGCCCTCGATATCGACTATGCGGGCGAGCTGCGCGACTGGCTCGTACTGGAGTCCTCCCACCCTGCCTTCACCCAATCTCTCGAGCGCGTGATCGAGGACTGGAGGTTCACCGCCCCCTACCTAAACGGCGAGAACAAGTCCATCGTCACGGAACTGGGAATCCAGTTCCGCTCCGAAGGGAACGTCGTTAGCATGACTTCCGTGGCAAGCGCCCTCAATCGCCGCTTTAACGACTTGACCGGCTACGGCTCCCGCTACAGTGGACTATCAAGTATCAAGGATCTCGATACGCCGCCTTATCCGATTTCCCAAGAACCGCCTAGCGTTCCCGAGGAGCTAATCGAAAAGTATGATGGTTCGCGCGCCGTATTCACCTTCTACGTCGACGAAGCTGGACAGGTGAGAATTCCCGTGCTCAGCCAGACAGACGGCGATCCCGACGTTTTGATGCTGCTCGCGGCGCAGGACGCCATCGCTCAATGGCGATTCGAGCCCCCTACCCAAAACCGAAAGCCCGTAAAAATTCAGCTCTCGCAAACCTTCGTATTCAAAAAGTGA
- a CDS encoding energy transducer TonB — MNRHPKNALLCILLLLQAGLLAEPEQEIVRYRADSQAQLEFQITQTKDPIFPNSLKLRGFMEGNATFAIFINQFGELEDFLLVEASHIDFAKAAEKAIPDWRFSVPRVDGEVAAIASKIRINFERGNGVVYETIGYEPLLPGSQLIKRDSESYRVYTLDELDSIPIPSYIAKPSFHDEMLEERNVVNAVFQFYIDTEGNVRIPTLREADDLVDERLLLIAQEALLQWKFEPPMRDNRPVVARAAQPFRFKKKDSRLPGR, encoded by the coding sequence ATGAATCGCCATCCGAAGAACGCATTGCTCTGTATCCTGCTGCTTTTGCAAGCCGGCCTCTTGGCTGAACCCGAGCAGGAAATCGTTCGCTACCGAGCCGATTCGCAGGCCCAGCTGGAGTTCCAAATCACCCAGACCAAAGACCCCATCTTTCCAAATTCGCTGAAGCTGAGAGGCTTCATGGAAGGAAACGCTACCTTCGCAATCTTCATCAACCAATTCGGGGAACTGGAAGATTTCCTCCTCGTCGAAGCGAGCCACATCGATTTCGCGAAGGCCGCGGAGAAAGCCATTCCAGACTGGCGCTTTTCCGTACCCCGCGTCGACGGGGAAGTTGCCGCCATCGCGAGCAAGATAAGGATCAACTTCGAACGCGGCAACGGCGTCGTGTACGAGACAATTGGATACGAACCGCTTCTACCGGGAAGCCAGCTCATAAAGCGCGATTCGGAAAGCTATCGCGTCTACACCTTGGACGAATTGGACAGCATCCCTATCCCCAGCTACATTGCAAAGCCGAGCTTCCACGACGAGATGCTTGAGGAACGCAACGTCGTAAACGCGGTGTTCCAGTTCTACATCGATACCGAAGGCAACGTTCGCATCCCTACCCTCAGGGAAGCGGACGACCTCGTGGACGAACGTCTTCTCCTCATTGCCCAGGAAGCCCTGCTGCAATGGAAGTTCGAACCCCCGATGCGAGACAATCGTCCCGTGGTGGCCAGAGCTGCCCAACCGTTTCGCTTCAAGAAAAAGGACAGCCGCCTCCCAGGAAGGTAG
- a CDS encoding RNA polymerase sigma factor: MRSAGAYDQELMRDLLQGSPEALERIIEKWERPLYAFIYRYTQNEFATRDIVQETFVRVFTKRKKYNFSYPFSSWVFTIAANLCKNRARWRKRHPETSLEGEESKKEGFGRSLLEVLPAEDELPIDAMERDEDLRALKRAVAELPHDLRTAVLLHHYQELSYKEISEVVGCSVRGVETRLYRARKLLKLHLDESLGRDGNTQKKTAQPRAGAVRKTYSTATCSLSG, from the coding sequence ATGCGTAGCGCTGGGGCATACGATCAGGAGTTGATGCGGGACCTTTTGCAAGGGTCGCCCGAGGCGTTGGAGCGGATCATAGAGAAGTGGGAGCGGCCCCTGTACGCTTTCATCTACCGCTACACGCAGAACGAGTTCGCGACGCGTGACATCGTGCAAGAGACCTTCGTGCGCGTCTTTACCAAGCGCAAGAAGTACAATTTCAGCTATCCCTTTTCTTCCTGGGTTTTCACGATTGCGGCCAACCTTTGCAAGAACCGGGCACGTTGGAGGAAGCGGCATCCTGAGACTTCCTTAGAGGGGGAGGAGTCCAAGAAAGAGGGTTTTGGGAGGTCGCTCCTGGAGGTCTTGCCCGCGGAGGACGAGCTTCCGATCGACGCGATGGAGCGAGACGAAGACTTGCGCGCGCTCAAGCGCGCGGTGGCTGAGTTGCCTCACGACCTGCGAACAGCGGTCTTGCTGCACCACTACCAGGAGTTGAGCTACAAAGAGATTTCGGAGGTGGTGGGCTGCTCGGTTCGAGGCGTGGAAACGCGGCTCTACCGAGCTCGCAAGCTGCTGAAGCTCCACTTGGACGAGAGCTTGGGCCGGGACGGAAATACTCAAAAAAAAACGGCCCAGCCTAGGGCTGGAGCCGTACGGAAAACGTATTCCACCGCTACTTGTTCGCTCAGTGGGTAG
- a CDS encoding TonB-dependent receptor translates to MRTSSSITFRGLWQFLAVLCVGATVAYSQNAKIVGRVTDEYVDLALGGALVQVVNSDLKSYTDDQGNFVLANVPAGEKMLRVSYLGYDATETYVEVPASGTVRADVKFSSGEIVELDSFRVEGTLVGSARALNRQRAADSLSNIVASDEIGNFPDQNAAESLQRVPGVALYRDQGEGRYVVLRGLNYTFTSVELDGAAFAGADLGERATALDVVSSDMLSSIEVTKVPTPDMDAEGIAGKVNIKTKSPFDGDVFGAQAGLQMTYSDITGDWSHKFNGETSWISDNGKWGFLVAPSFQSREYGSHNYEVADAWDQDDDIGPHYFPAEVQFREYEIKRERKGLTATIETRPDDETKVYVRTNYSNFTDTENRYRTIIPFEDGELTALAAGAGTVENVEGLARRLRQREKDQEVFGAIVGFEKLIDSWTLDGFAGLSKGEETRPNETSTRFEREEGDVSFEYSFTNPYDFAVTQIAGPSILEAGTYDAFDKVELTNESGEEDSLDLALNARYDFSGDNRAYVKFGLRMRTKEKSSEAELIEYEDGPDSFSFANLQGAITDYPFLKAPRIDPAKVNAAFFGSEDSFESSRSVEDSVFDDWNSEEDIFAVYGMAGWSAGKSSFIAGARFEQTDFETRGFEYIEDSDAGTPIMESRDYDNFLPSFQYRYDASENLVYRASWSNSLARPGFGDTAFRRLINDDGDEMEIGNPYLETLESTNWDASVEYYLPSLGVVSAAVFVKDIENFSFEQSYNSEDDPEYFERFWNENPSLTGIEEITTFSNGSDGDIKGLELAYQQQLGIFGDAFEAFGLMANITFLDSDATYPTREGEEIPFIGQSDTVGNLAFTYEQGKFFGRVAMNWRSERLREDEAIGGNAFEDLYVDDFSQVDVTFRYRATDNWTFYTEILNITDEPFRVFLKSPNGGPDRNGQVEEYGWSSNIGFRWHY, encoded by the coding sequence ATGAGAACATCATCATCGATAACATTTAGAGGCCTCTGGCAGTTCCTCGCTGTATTGTGCGTGGGGGCTACCGTAGCGTACTCGCAAAACGCGAAAATCGTTGGTCGAGTAACTGACGAATACGTTGATCTCGCTCTGGGAGGAGCTCTAGTGCAAGTCGTCAACAGCGACCTGAAGTCCTACACGGACGACCAAGGCAACTTTGTTTTGGCAAACGTTCCAGCTGGAGAAAAAATGCTTCGCGTATCCTATCTTGGATACGACGCAACGGAGACCTACGTCGAAGTTCCCGCTAGCGGAACTGTTCGCGCCGACGTTAAGTTTTCCAGTGGAGAAATCGTTGAGTTGGATTCGTTCAGGGTCGAGGGTACCCTGGTGGGCTCCGCTCGCGCCTTGAACCGTCAGAGAGCTGCCGATTCCCTTAGCAACATCGTTGCTTCGGACGAGATTGGCAACTTCCCCGACCAGAACGCTGCCGAGTCCTTGCAGCGTGTTCCCGGTGTTGCGCTCTATCGCGACCAAGGCGAAGGCCGCTACGTCGTTTTGCGTGGCCTGAACTATACCTTTACCTCCGTCGAGTTGGATGGCGCCGCTTTCGCTGGAGCCGACCTCGGTGAGCGAGCGACAGCGTTGGACGTTGTCTCTTCTGACATGCTTTCCTCAATCGAAGTTACCAAGGTTCCGACCCCGGATATGGATGCGGAAGGAATTGCCGGTAAGGTGAACATCAAAACGAAGAGTCCATTCGACGGTGACGTTTTTGGAGCTCAGGCCGGCCTGCAGATGACCTATTCCGACATCACCGGAGACTGGAGCCACAAGTTCAATGGAGAAACCTCTTGGATCTCGGACAACGGCAAGTGGGGCTTCTTGGTCGCTCCGTCTTTCCAGAGCCGCGAGTATGGCTCCCACAACTACGAAGTCGCGGATGCATGGGATCAGGACGACGACATTGGGCCACACTACTTTCCAGCCGAAGTTCAGTTCCGCGAGTACGAGATCAAGCGCGAGCGCAAGGGATTGACTGCCACTATCGAAACGCGTCCAGACGACGAGACGAAGGTGTATGTAAGAACAAACTACAGCAACTTCACGGATACGGAAAACCGTTATCGTACCATTATTCCATTCGAGGACGGAGAGCTCACCGCGCTCGCTGCTGGAGCTGGAACGGTAGAAAATGTCGAGGGTCTGGCCCGTCGCCTGCGCCAACGCGAAAAGGATCAGGAAGTCTTTGGCGCAATCGTTGGATTTGAAAAGCTGATCGACAGCTGGACGCTCGATGGCTTCGCTGGGCTCTCCAAGGGAGAGGAAACGCGTCCCAATGAAACCTCGACTCGTTTCGAGCGTGAGGAGGGCGACGTAAGTTTCGAATACAGCTTCACCAATCCATACGACTTCGCAGTCACTCAGATCGCTGGCCCAAGCATTTTGGAAGCGGGTACATACGACGCGTTCGATAAGGTCGAGCTCACCAACGAGTCCGGAGAAGAAGACTCTCTCGACCTAGCCCTCAACGCACGCTACGATTTCTCAGGAGACAACCGTGCCTACGTCAAGTTCGGACTCCGTATGCGTACCAAGGAGAAGAGCAGCGAGGCGGAACTGATCGAGTACGAGGATGGCCCGGATTCGTTTTCCTTCGCGAACTTGCAGGGTGCGATCACTGACTATCCCTTCTTGAAGGCTCCGCGCATCGACCCTGCCAAGGTAAACGCCGCGTTTTTCGGCAGCGAAGATTCCTTCGAATCCTCCCGGAGCGTTGAAGACAGCGTATTCGACGACTGGAATTCGGAAGAAGACATCTTCGCCGTTTACGGAATGGCTGGCTGGTCAGCCGGAAAGTCTAGCTTCATCGCCGGCGCTCGTTTCGAGCAAACGGACTTCGAGACGCGTGGCTTCGAGTATATCGAAGATTCCGATGCAGGCACTCCAATTATGGAGAGCCGAGACTACGACAACTTCCTCCCAAGCTTCCAGTACCGCTACGACGCTTCCGAGAATCTCGTTTATCGCGCCTCTTGGTCCAACTCCTTGGCTCGCCCAGGATTTGGGGACACCGCTTTCCGTCGCCTTATCAATGATGACGGCGATGAAATGGAGATCGGTAATCCTTATCTGGAAACCTTGGAATCGACTAACTGGGACGCTTCTGTCGAGTACTACCTGCCATCGCTAGGCGTCGTGTCGGCCGCTGTCTTCGTCAAGGATATCGAGAATTTCTCCTTTGAGCAGAGCTACAACAGCGAAGACGACCCTGAGTACTTTGAGCGTTTCTGGAACGAAAACCCATCACTTACTGGTATCGAGGAAATAACTACGTTTAGTAACGGAAGCGACGGCGATATCAAGGGACTGGAACTGGCCTACCAGCAGCAGCTCGGCATCTTTGGCGACGCGTTCGAAGCGTTCGGACTGATGGCAAACATTACGTTCCTTGACAGTGACGCGACTTACCCAACCCGCGAAGGAGAGGAAATTCCCTTCATCGGTCAGTCCGATACGGTAGGAAATCTCGCCTTCACTTACGAGCAAGGCAAGTTCTTCGGTCGCGTCGCCATGAACTGGCGCAGCGAGCGTTTGCGTGAAGACGAAGCCATCGGTGGCAATGCCTTCGAGGACCTCTACGTCGACGACTTCAGCCAGGTCGACGTAACCTTCCGTTACCGCGCTACGGACAATTGGACCTTCTACACCGAAATCCTCAACATCACGGACGAGCCATTCCGCGTGTTCCTCAAGTCGCCCAACGGTGGCCCTGATCGCAACGGCCAAGTGGAGGAGTATGGTTGGAGTTCGAACATCGGCTTCCGCTGGCACTACTAG
- a CDS encoding phytase — translation MIKKLVLVSACFCLLAASKAEENKVVVKEVFFTTDQSRENIDSPAVWHAADGRNLLFATSKAGHSVNVFDAENGAMVQRLGGLGSELGQFSRPNGVWVVDDYMLVVERDNRRVQVVYLPTMVGIATFGEEQLGKPYGLYVQPLGGGEYAVYVADNYETADEEIPADRDLNHRINRYLLETAGSTADAEWETAFGATSGDGRLYVVESVFGDPVHNRLLVAEELEDDSKGRQVKVYDLDGQFTGKTFGKGIFKNQVEGIALYEVSAKAGYWIVTDQGKIENWFHVFDRESLEYRGSFSGERTLNTDGIWLSQKATPRYPHGLFYACDNDRAISAFDLGEVLKRLGLKTRE, via the coding sequence ATGATAAAGAAGTTAGTATTAGTTAGCGCCTGCTTTTGCCTTCTCGCTGCGAGCAAGGCGGAAGAGAACAAAGTAGTGGTAAAGGAAGTCTTCTTCACCACCGATCAATCGAGGGAGAATATCGACTCTCCCGCGGTGTGGCATGCTGCCGATGGCCGCAATTTGCTTTTTGCGACCAGCAAGGCGGGGCATTCCGTCAATGTGTTCGATGCGGAAAACGGCGCGATGGTGCAACGCCTCGGGGGCTTGGGATCCGAGCTCGGGCAGTTCAGCAGGCCCAATGGGGTTTGGGTTGTCGATGACTACATGCTGGTCGTCGAGCGCGACAACCGCCGCGTGCAAGTTGTGTATCTTCCAACGATGGTAGGAATCGCGACCTTTGGCGAAGAGCAGTTAGGTAAGCCTTATGGCCTTTACGTGCAACCGCTCGGTGGCGGCGAGTATGCCGTGTATGTGGCTGACAACTACGAGACGGCGGATGAGGAAATCCCAGCCGACCGCGACTTGAACCATCGCATCAATCGTTACCTCTTGGAGACGGCGGGTTCCACGGCGGATGCGGAATGGGAAACGGCGTTTGGGGCGACGTCGGGAGATGGCCGTCTGTATGTGGTCGAATCCGTCTTTGGCGATCCCGTCCACAACAGGCTTCTTGTCGCTGAAGAGCTAGAAGATGATAGCAAGGGCCGGCAGGTGAAGGTCTACGACCTCGATGGCCAGTTTACCGGCAAGACGTTCGGGAAAGGGATTTTCAAGAACCAGGTAGAAGGCATCGCCCTGTACGAGGTTTCGGCCAAGGCGGGTTACTGGATCGTAACGGACCAAGGAAAAATTGAAAATTGGTTCCACGTTTTCGATCGTGAGAGCTTGGAGTACCGCGGAAGCTTTTCGGGTGAGCGGACGCTCAACACGGATGGCATTTGGCTAAGCCAGAAGGCTACGCCACGCTACCCGCACGGGCTTTTCTACGCCTGCGACAACGATCGCGCGATCTCCGCTTTCGATTTGGGAGAGGTTCTCAAGCGCCTAGGCCTGAAGACCAGAGAGTAA